Proteins from one Natrinema salinisoli genomic window:
- a CDS encoding 50S ribosomal protein L10: MSAQAERKTENLPQWKKEEVADLAEIIDEYDSVGVVGIAGIPSKQLQDMRRDLHGTAVLRVSRNTLQTRALEDAGLGDLVEHIGGQVGIIATDENPFSLYKELEASKTPAPINEGEVAPNDIVIPEGDTGVDPGPFVGELQGIGANARIEEGSIQVMEDSTVLEAGEEVSVDLANVLNELGIEPKEVGLDLRAVIADGVLFSPEDLDIDVEAYESDVSTAAARARNLALNASFPTATTAPTLIAKATGEAKSLGLQAAIEDEDLMPDLVSKADAQLRALAAQVDDEEALPDELQDVEAAAEPAAADDEDESADDQTEDEAETEDTDADDDDDEDDGDGAAGLGEMFG, encoded by the coding sequence ATGAGCGCACAGGCTGAACGCAAAACCGAGAACCTTCCCCAGTGGAAGAAAGAGGAAGTCGCCGACCTCGCCGAGATCATCGACGAGTACGACAGCGTCGGCGTCGTCGGCATCGCCGGCATTCCCTCGAAGCAGCTCCAGGACATGCGTCGCGACCTGCACGGCACCGCCGTGCTTCGCGTCAGCCGCAACACCCTGCAGACGCGTGCCCTCGAGGACGCCGGACTCGGCGACCTCGTCGAGCACATCGGGGGACAGGTCGGGATCATCGCGACCGACGAGAACCCGTTCTCGCTGTACAAGGAGCTCGAGGCGTCGAAGACGCCCGCTCCGATCAACGAGGGGGAAGTCGCCCCGAACGACATCGTCATCCCCGAAGGGGACACCGGTGTCGATCCCGGGCCGTTCGTCGGCGAACTCCAGGGTATCGGCGCGAACGCGCGCATCGAAGAAGGGTCGATCCAGGTCATGGAAGACTCGACGGTCCTCGAGGCCGGCGAGGAAGTCTCCGTCGATCTGGCGAACGTCCTGAACGAGCTCGGCATCGAGCCCAAGGAGGTCGGTCTCGACCTTCGAGCCGTCATCGCCGACGGCGTGCTCTTCAGCCCCGAGGACCTCGATATCGACGTCGAGGCCTACGAGAGCGACGTGTCGACGGCCGCCGCCCGCGCTCGGAACCTCGCACTCAACGCGAGCTTCCCGACTGCGACGACGGCCCCGACGCTCATCGCGAAGGCCACGGGCGAGGCCAAGAGCCTCGGCCTGCAGGCCGCGATCGAGGACGAAGACCTGATGCCCGATCTCGTCAGCAAGGCCGACGCGCAGCTGCGTGCACTCGCAGCACAGGTCGACGACGAGGAGGCACTTCCTGACGAACTCCAGGACGTCGAGGCGGCCGCCGAACCGGCGGCAGCCGACGACGAAGACGAATCGGCGGACGACCAGACTGAAGACGAGGCTGAGACCGAAGATACCGACGCCGACGATGACGACGACGAAGACGACGGCGACGGCGCGGCCGGTCTCGGCGAGATGTTCGGATAA
- a CDS encoding BtpA/SgcQ family protein, with translation MIAGSTLGDRFEVDRPIVGMVHLPSLPGAPDFDGDREAVRARALEDARRLEAGGVDGLVLENFGDAPFYPDDVPNHVVAEMTAIATALTDAVDVPVGVNVLRNDAAAALSIAAAADAEFVRVNVHVGTAATDQGILEGRAHETLRLRDRLEADVSILADVHVKHAAPIGAQDIERAARETVGRGRADGLIVSGPGTGVETALADIERVADAAADESGDADRVPVFVGSGVTSDTVSDCFEAGADGVIVGTALKTDGVTTNPVSKERVEKLVTAARAAGSSD, from the coding sequence ATGATAGCAGGCAGCACCCTCGGAGACCGGTTCGAGGTCGACCGTCCGATCGTCGGCATGGTTCATCTCCCGTCGCTCCCCGGCGCACCGGATTTCGACGGTGACCGCGAGGCCGTCCGAGCCCGCGCCCTCGAGGATGCACGGCGTCTCGAGGCCGGCGGGGTCGATGGACTCGTCCTCGAGAACTTCGGCGATGCGCCGTTCTACCCGGACGACGTGCCGAACCACGTCGTCGCGGAGATGACCGCTATCGCGACGGCCCTGACCGACGCCGTCGACGTGCCGGTCGGCGTCAACGTGCTCCGCAACGACGCGGCGGCAGCGCTGTCGATCGCCGCGGCCGCCGACGCCGAGTTCGTCCGCGTCAACGTCCACGTCGGCACCGCCGCGACCGATCAGGGAATCCTCGAGGGACGCGCCCACGAGACGCTTCGACTTCGCGACCGACTCGAGGCCGACGTGTCGATCCTGGCGGACGTCCACGTCAAACACGCCGCGCCGATCGGTGCGCAGGATATCGAACGCGCGGCGCGCGAAACGGTTGGACGCGGCAGGGCCGACGGGCTGATCGTCTCCGGTCCCGGGACGGGTGTCGAAACGGCGCTGGCGGATATCGAGCGCGTCGCCGACGCAGCGGCGGACGAGAGCGGGGACGCTGACCGCGTGCCGGTGTTCGTCGGCAGCGGCGTGACGAGCGACACCGTCTCCGACTGTTTCGAAGCGGGTGCGGACGGCGTCATCGTCGGCACGGCACTCAAAACGGACGGCGTGACGACGAACCCGGTTTCGAAAGAACGGGTCGAGAAACTCGTGACCGCGGCTCGAGCGGCGGGCTCGAGCGACTGA
- a CDS encoding GNAT family N-acetyltransferase, with the protein MVDYRPIPDERDVFHEYSSYAFRAEEGVPAYDPDEHETPRSTLGSRRGLYETDATDDAEPRCVSRHYWLESRVRGDIHRTTGLASVATPPEYRRRGYVRQLLARSLAEYRDHDVRFSVLWPFRYRFYRQYGWDTSNRIVTHECDPAVLSFASDAIDRESGSFRRLEADEYETLEPAYDVHADRYGLALERDEDWWRHRVFAGGDRDPFVYAYERDGQVQGYLVYTIDDDSDGPTMAVSELAFVDHDALLALLSFCYDHESQVERVRLEVPVDVPIRDLARDPDEIDTGVADGPMVRLVDVAETLSVLSYPDRDGALTIAVDDPLVDWNEGPFALEVSDGNGACERLDDAADSNGTDVSLDIAALSQLAVGARSATALERTGRLEAKGSGAVATLAELFPETDVYLGEFF; encoded by the coding sequence ATGGTCGACTATCGCCCCATTCCGGACGAGCGGGACGTCTTCCACGAGTACAGCAGCTACGCGTTCAGGGCGGAAGAAGGGGTGCCGGCGTACGATCCCGACGAACACGAAACGCCGCGGTCGACGCTCGGCTCCCGTCGCGGGCTGTACGAAACCGATGCGACCGACGACGCCGAGCCGCGCTGCGTCTCCCGCCACTACTGGCTCGAGTCCCGCGTCCGCGGCGACATTCATCGGACCACGGGGTTGGCGTCGGTCGCGACGCCGCCGGAGTACCGCCGCCGGGGGTACGTCAGACAGTTGCTCGCCCGTTCCCTCGCGGAGTATCGCGACCACGACGTCCGGTTCTCGGTGCTGTGGCCGTTCCGCTACCGGTTCTACCGCCAGTACGGCTGGGACACGTCTAACCGCATCGTCACCCACGAGTGCGACCCGGCGGTACTCTCGTTCGCTTCAGACGCCATCGATCGGGAGTCAGGGTCGTTCCGTCGACTCGAGGCCGACGAGTACGAGACCCTCGAGCCCGCATACGACGTCCATGCCGACCGGTATGGTCTCGCACTCGAGCGCGACGAGGACTGGTGGCGCCATCGCGTCTTCGCCGGCGGCGATCGAGATCCGTTCGTCTACGCTTACGAGCGTGACGGGCAGGTACAGGGATATCTCGTCTACACGATCGACGACGATTCGGACGGACCGACGATGGCCGTCTCCGAACTGGCGTTCGTCGACCACGACGCCCTCCTGGCCCTGCTCTCGTTCTGTTACGATCACGAGTCGCAGGTCGAGCGGGTGCGTCTCGAAGTCCCTGTCGACGTTCCGATTCGAGATCTCGCTCGAGACCCCGACGAAATCGACACCGGCGTCGCGGATGGCCCGATGGTTCGCCTCGTCGACGTGGCGGAGACCCTCTCCGTACTTTCGTATCCGGACCGCGATGGTGCCCTCACGATCGCCGTCGACGATCCGCTGGTCGACTGGAACGAGGGACCGTTCGCGCTCGAGGTGTCGGACGGGAACGGAGCGTGCGAGCGTCTGGACGACGCGGCCGACTCGAACGGGACCGACGTTTCCCTAGATATCGCCGCACTCTCGCAACTCGCCGTCGGCGCTCGGTCTGCGACCGCCCTCGAGCGGACCGGGCGGCTCGAGGCGAAGGGATCGGGCGCGGTGGCGACGCTCGCGGAGCTCTTTCCGGAAACCGATGTCTATCTCGGCGAGTTCTTCTGA
- a CDS encoding NAD(P)/FAD-dependent oxidoreductase: MTVLVIGGGIVGLSSAYELATRGVDVVVCEQGSIGNGSTERAAGGIRAQFSTPVNVTMSLESMRVWDSFEERFGTDIDYRRTGYLFLARSEATAAQFEETVAMQNDRGVPSEVLDPDAAADYCPGIDPEEFAAATYSVTDGFADPHLALQGYARAAADAGVDVRTNTPVTDVLRGASDSREGGRVTGIETADGSLEAEFVVNAAGPWAGEVAAMADCSLPITPKRRQIAVVEPEHPVPESHPLTIDLESGSYFRPDRGGDALIGGHFGESDSVAEPDAYDRSIDFSWAADALETVSEWTSYFGPESVLKRGWAGLYAVTPDDTAIVEETVPGFVTAAGFSGHGFQHAPATGRLVAELVTEGTASLVDIEPLSSDRFETGTTRAETNVV; this comes from the coding sequence ATGACGGTACTCGTGATCGGCGGCGGCATCGTCGGCCTCTCGAGCGCATACGAACTCGCTACCCGCGGCGTCGACGTCGTCGTCTGCGAGCAGGGGTCGATCGGCAACGGCAGCACCGAGCGGGCCGCGGGCGGCATCCGCGCGCAGTTCTCGACGCCGGTCAACGTCACCATGTCGCTCGAGAGCATGCGCGTCTGGGACTCCTTCGAGGAGCGCTTCGGAACCGATATCGACTACCGCCGGACGGGGTATCTCTTTCTGGCTCGGAGCGAGGCTACCGCCGCGCAGTTCGAGGAGACCGTCGCCATGCAGAACGACCGGGGCGTTCCGAGCGAAGTTCTCGACCCCGACGCGGCGGCGGACTACTGTCCGGGAATCGACCCCGAGGAGTTCGCCGCGGCCACGTACTCCGTGACGGATGGCTTCGCCGATCCGCATCTCGCGTTGCAAGGATACGCGCGAGCGGCGGCCGACGCCGGCGTCGACGTCCGGACGAATACGCCGGTCACGGACGTGCTCCGGGGAGCCTCCGACAGTCGCGAGGGGGGCCGAGTAACGGGTATCGAGACCGCGGACGGCAGTCTCGAGGCCGAGTTCGTCGTCAACGCCGCGGGGCCGTGGGCGGGCGAGGTCGCGGCGATGGCAGATTGCTCGCTGCCGATCACCCCGAAGCGACGCCAGATCGCCGTCGTCGAACCCGAGCATCCGGTCCCCGAGAGTCATCCCCTGACGATCGATCTCGAGAGCGGATCGTACTTCCGGCCGGACCGCGGCGGCGACGCGCTGATCGGCGGGCACTTCGGCGAGTCCGATTCGGTCGCCGAGCCCGACGCCTACGATCGGTCTATCGACTTCTCGTGGGCCGCCGACGCCCTCGAGACCGTCTCCGAGTGGACCTCCTACTTCGGCCCCGAATCGGTGCTCAAGCGCGGCTGGGCGGGGCTCTACGCGGTGACACCGGACGATACCGCGATCGTCGAAGAGACGGTTCCCGGCTTCGTCACCGCGGCCGGCTTTTCGGGCCACGGGTTCCAGCACGCACCCGCGACCGGACGGCTCGTCGCCGAACTCGTCACCGAAGGGACGGCCTCGCTCGTCGACATCGAACCGCTCTCGAGCGACCGGTTCGAAACCGGGACGACGCGCGCGGAGACGAACGTCGTTTGA
- a CDS encoding NADH:flavin oxidoreductase/NADH oxidase: protein MTDLLSPLPLRDLETENRIAVSPMCQYSCEPDGLATEWHRVHLGSRAVGGAGIVMTEATAVDPAGRITPHDLGIWSDEHASALEPTTEFIRDQGGVPGIQLAHAGHKASKERPWEGHVPIQPDGTGPSGASGWEVLTPSPEAYPPFDGDRPAMKKADQGDIEGVIDAYRAAAERSLEAGFEIAEVHAAHGYLLHEFLSPATNHREDDYGGSFENRTRLTREIVSAVREVWPDDKPLFVRISGTDWLDDRESWDIEQSVRLADDLADLGVDLIDVSSGGLHPEQAVPGGPNFQVPLAEKVREGADVAVGTVGGVTEPEQADALIRNDRADLVLVGREFLRDPYFGLRATGDLERDPDEVAEQWPVQYRRAVQR, encoded by the coding sequence ATGACTGACTTACTCTCTCCGTTACCGTTGCGCGATCTCGAGACCGAGAATCGAATCGCCGTCTCACCGATGTGTCAGTACTCCTGTGAGCCGGACGGGCTCGCGACCGAGTGGCACCGCGTCCACCTCGGGAGCCGAGCCGTCGGCGGCGCGGGGATCGTGATGACCGAGGCCACGGCGGTGGACCCGGCTGGCCGGATCACGCCTCACGACCTCGGGATCTGGAGCGACGAGCACGCGTCCGCGCTCGAGCCGACCACCGAGTTCATCCGCGACCAGGGTGGGGTGCCCGGGATCCAGCTCGCCCACGCGGGCCACAAAGCGAGCAAGGAGCGACCGTGGGAGGGCCACGTCCCGATCCAGCCCGACGGGACCGGTCCCAGCGGGGCATCCGGATGGGAAGTCCTCACGCCGTCCCCCGAGGCGTACCCGCCGTTCGACGGCGACCGCCCGGCGATGAAGAAGGCCGATCAGGGCGATATCGAGGGCGTCATCGACGCCTACCGCGCCGCGGCCGAGCGCTCGCTCGAGGCCGGATTCGAGATCGCCGAGGTCCACGCGGCCCACGGCTACCTGCTCCACGAGTTCCTCTCGCCGGCGACGAACCACCGCGAAGACGATTACGGTGGGAGCTTCGAGAACCGAACGCGCCTGACCCGGGAGATCGTCAGTGCCGTTCGCGAGGTCTGGCCGGACGACAAGCCGCTCTTCGTTCGCATCTCCGGGACCGACTGGCTCGACGACCGTGAATCGTGGGATATCGAACAGTCAGTGCGACTGGCGGACGATCTCGCCGATCTCGGCGTCGATCTGATCGACGTCAGTTCGGGCGGGCTCCACCCCGAGCAAGCGGTTCCCGGCGGGCCGAACTTCCAGGTCCCGCTGGCCGAGAAGGTTCGCGAGGGTGCCGACGTCGCCGTTGGCACGGTCGGCGGTGTCACCGAACCCGAGCAGGCCGACGCGCTGATCCGCAACGACCGCGCCGACCTCGTGCTCGTCGGGCGGGAGTTCCTCCGCGATCCGTACTTCGGCCTCCGGGCGACCGGCGACCTCGAGCGCGATCCGGACGAAGTCGCGGAGCAGTGGCCGGTCCAGTACCGGCGAGCGGTCCAGCGGTAG
- a CDS encoding thioredoxin family protein has product MVLTESESELEAGDAAPAFELEGVDGETYTLESFADDEALLVVFTCNHCPYAQAKFDLLNELADEYGDVSVVGINPNDAEEYPDDSFERMREFVDAGKVAYDAYLRDESQGVAREYGAVCTPDPFLFEREDGAFRLAYHGRLDDAPNPDDEPSRFQIREAIDAVLADEPVDLEWQPSRGCSIKWKDD; this is encoded by the coding sequence ATGGTTCTCACAGAGTCCGAGTCGGAACTCGAGGCGGGCGACGCTGCACCGGCGTTCGAACTCGAGGGCGTCGACGGCGAGACGTACACGCTCGAGTCCTTCGCGGACGACGAGGCGCTGTTGGTCGTGTTCACGTGCAATCACTGTCCGTACGCCCAGGCGAAGTTCGATTTGCTGAACGAACTCGCGGACGAGTACGGCGACGTCTCGGTGGTCGGAATCAATCCGAACGACGCCGAGGAATACCCCGACGATTCCTTCGAGCGGATGCGGGAGTTCGTCGACGCGGGAAAAGTAGCGTACGACGCCTATCTCCGCGACGAGAGTCAGGGGGTCGCCCGAGAGTACGGTGCAGTTTGCACCCCTGATCCCTTCCTCTTCGAGCGCGAAGACGGTGCGTTTCGGCTGGCCTACCACGGCCGGCTCGACGACGCACCCAATCCCGACGACGAGCCGAGCCGATTCCAGATCCGCGAGGCGATCGACGCCGTACTGGCTGACGAGCCGGTCGACCTCGAGTGGCAGCCCTCTCGGGGCTGTTCGATCAAGTGGAAAGACGACTGA
- a CDS encoding Lrp/AsnC family transcriptional regulator → MSEREVLELLRENARYSTADIARMTDLEESEVEATVEELEAAGVVRGYQAVVDWDKLEDERVRAEVELNVTLDRETGYDDIAERLARFPQVKALRLISGDYDFDMEVEGDSIREVSQFISEKVAPVPEITQTVTHYVMTSYKENGIELGDGEDDDRLSYSP, encoded by the coding sequence ATGAGCGAACGCGAGGTGCTCGAGTTGCTCCGTGAGAACGCGCGCTACTCCACGGCGGATATCGCGCGAATGACTGACCTCGAGGAGAGCGAGGTCGAGGCGACCGTCGAGGAACTCGAGGCGGCGGGCGTCGTCCGGGGGTACCAGGCGGTCGTCGACTGGGACAAACTGGAAGACGAGCGCGTCCGGGCCGAGGTCGAGTTGAACGTCACGCTCGACCGCGAAACCGGCTACGACGATATCGCGGAGCGCCTCGCACGGTTCCCGCAGGTCAAGGCCCTGCGACTGATCAGCGGCGACTACGACTTCGACATGGAGGTCGAGGGCGACTCCATTCGCGAGGTCTCCCAGTTCATCAGCGAAAAGGTCGCGCCAGTCCCCGAGATCACGCAGACGGTCACTCACTACGTGATGACCTCCTACAAGGAGAACGGGATCGAACTCGGCGACGGCGAGGACGACGACCGCCTCTCGTACTCACCCTGA
- the rpl12p gene encoding 50S ribosomal protein P1 — MEYVYAALILNESGEEINEDNLTNVLDAAGVDVEESRVKALVAALEDVDIDEAVSEAAAVPAAGGAAGGAAAEPAADEGDDEDEEVEETSDVPDTTDDDDDDDEADGEGLGELFG; from the coding sequence ATGGAATACGTATACGCTGCACTCATCCTGAACGAATCGGGCGAAGAGATCAACGAAGACAACCTGACGAACGTCCTCGACGCTGCCGGCGTCGACGTCGAAGAGTCCCGCGTGAAGGCACTCGTTGCCGCACTCGAGGACGTCGACATCGACGAGGCAGTCTCCGAGGCCGCCGCCGTCCCCGCTGCCGGTGGCGCCGCAGGCGGCGCGGCTGCCGAGCCCGCTGCCGACGAGGGCGACGACGAGGACGAAGAGGTCGAAGAGACCAGCGACGTGCCGGACACGACGGACGACGACGATGACGACGACGAGGCCGACGGCGAGGGCCTCGGCGAACTCTTCGGATAA
- a CDS encoding pyridoxal phosphate-dependent aminotransferase, translating into MTFELSDRVQAVPPSGIRRFFEIAEERDEVISLGVGEPDFATPWAARDAAIASLEQGKTSYTANRGKRELRESIADYVADRFDLGYDPDEEIIVTTGASEAVDLAFRAFVNPGDTVAVAQPCYISYEPGVTFAGGEVLPVPTTEEDDFRLTVESLEQAGAADADMLVICYPNNPTGAIMPAEDLEPIAEFAREHDLTVLSDEIYAELTYDGEHTSIASFEGMRERTIVFNGFSKAYAMTGLRLGYALGPADAIAAMNKIHQYTMLSAPTTPQYAALEALDTCDNDVREMVEEYDRRRQFVLSRFREIGMDVFEAKGAFYCFPEVPDGFTAEEFAEEVLREQGVAVVPGDVFGDVGEGHLRVSYATGLGDLRQALNRIEAFVEEHA; encoded by the coding sequence ATGACGTTCGAACTGTCAGACCGCGTGCAGGCGGTCCCGCCGTCGGGAATCAGGCGCTTCTTCGAGATCGCCGAGGAACGCGACGAGGTCATCTCGCTGGGCGTGGGCGAGCCCGACTTCGCGACGCCGTGGGCCGCCCGCGACGCCGCGATCGCCTCCCTCGAGCAGGGAAAGACCTCCTATACGGCCAACCGGGGCAAGCGCGAACTCCGCGAATCGATCGCCGACTACGTCGCCGACCGGTTCGATCTGGGGTATGACCCCGACGAGGAGATTATCGTAACTACTGGCGCGAGCGAGGCGGTCGATCTCGCCTTCCGGGCGTTCGTCAACCCCGGTGACACGGTCGCGGTCGCCCAGCCCTGCTACATCTCCTACGAACCCGGCGTCACCTTCGCCGGCGGCGAGGTGTTGCCCGTCCCGACGACCGAGGAAGACGACTTCCGGCTCACCGTGGAGAGTCTCGAGCAGGCCGGGGCGGCCGACGCGGACATGCTGGTCATCTGCTATCCCAACAATCCGACTGGCGCGATCATGCCCGCTGAGGACCTCGAACCGATCGCGGAGTTCGCCCGCGAGCACGACCTGACGGTCCTCTCGGACGAGATCTACGCCGAGTTGACCTACGACGGCGAGCACACCTCGATCGCGAGCTTCGAGGGGATGCGCGAGCGGACCATCGTCTTCAACGGCTTCTCGAAGGCCTACGCGATGACCGGCCTCCGGCTGGGGTACGCGCTCGGACCAGCCGACGCCATCGCCGCGATGAACAAGATCCACCAGTACACGATGCTCTCAGCGCCGACCACGCCCCAGTACGCCGCCCTCGAGGCGCTCGACACCTGCGACAACGACGTCCGGGAGATGGTCGAGGAGTACGACCGTCGACGCCAGTTCGTCCTCTCGCGGTTCCGCGAGATCGGGATGGACGTCTTCGAGGCCAAGGGGGCCTTCTACTGCTTCCCCGAGGTTCCCGATGGCTTCACCGCGGAGGAGTTCGCCGAGGAGGTCCTCCGCGAGCAGGGCGTCGCCGTCGTCCCCGGTGACGTCTTCGGCGACGTCGGCGAGGGACATCTGCGCGTGTCCTACGCGACCGGACTCGGCGATCTCCGGCAAGCGCTCAACCGAATCGAGGCGTTCGTCGAAGAACACGCCTGA
- a CDS encoding HpcH/HpaI aldolase family protein: protein MSQHPRGNALRETLEAGEVALGVLENTYSPTVVELYAALGADFVWIDLEHGGPSPRDAGRLEELLRAVDGTDTELLVRLPDTDPSLVRKALDAGVRNVFLPRVGSSEELRAAVRAGRFEYDGEPGRRGMASPRAGRWGLTDDYVGTEDDSVVVGVTVETQSALDELDEILAVPELGFVFIGPLDLSVSLGHPGEFDHPDVEEAVETIRSAAVEADVPVGGLGFGMDDVNEKAQNGYQLLNIGTTTGALRSSVTGWLEDYDDE, encoded by the coding sequence ATGAGCCAGCACCCCCGAGGGAACGCGCTCCGCGAGACGCTCGAGGCCGGCGAGGTCGCGCTCGGCGTCCTCGAGAACACGTACAGTCCGACTGTCGTCGAACTCTACGCGGCGCTGGGCGCGGACTTCGTCTGGATCGATCTCGAGCACGGCGGGCCGAGCCCGCGGGACGCGGGCCGGCTGGAGGAACTGCTGCGCGCAGTGGACGGCACCGACACGGAGCTGCTGGTGCGGCTTCCTGACACCGATCCGTCGCTGGTTCGGAAGGCCCTCGACGCCGGCGTTCGAAACGTCTTCCTCCCGCGAGTCGGGAGTAGCGAGGAACTCAGAGCGGCGGTCCGGGCTGGCCGGTTCGAGTACGACGGCGAGCCGGGCCGGCGCGGCATGGCCAGCCCTCGAGCGGGCCGTTGGGGGCTGACGGACGACTACGTGGGCACCGAAGACGACTCCGTCGTCGTCGGCGTCACGGTCGAGACCCAGTCGGCGCTGGACGAGCTCGACGAGATACTCGCGGTCCCCGAACTCGGGTTCGTCTTCATCGGCCCGCTCGATCTCTCGGTTTCGCTGGGCCATCCGGGCGAGTTCGATCATCCGGACGTGGAGGAGGCCGTCGAGACGATCCGATCGGCCGCCGTCGAGGCGGACGTTCCGGTCGGCGGGCTCGGATTCGGCATGGACGACGTCAACGAAAAGGCGCAGAACGGCTACCAGCTGTTGAATATCGGCACGACGACCGGCGCGTTGCGGTCGTCCGTCACGGGCTGGCTCGAGGACTACGACGACGAGTAA
- a CDS encoding tripartite tricarboxylate transporter permease — MPAPVELGLEPAVAFQVLAWTLAGSLLGCCSGLVPGVHANNFAFLLAGVVPIVPGPPLFVGCAMLAAGVVHTFCNAVPAMALGVPDAEMAVTALPGHRMVLEGRGYEAIRLSALGSILAVLAAVPLAVPVTWAVTAAYPTIRAHLPLVLAMVAVALIASERTWRGRLGGVLSFALATGLGALTLDLSTDAPLEAGGTLAPLFAGLFGAPVLIDAIRGSGIPRQSGTGIETSRRFVGTTAIAGTLAGAIVGYVPGISAAIAAVAVLAIVPNGASDRGYIVATSGVDTANAVFALFALVAIGQPRTGVLVAFDGTAAPLELPILLGAVVLAGLIGFVFVIVVGDAYLELVGRLTYWKLSAAILVVLLGLSYLFTGGLGIGIFVVATAIGMVPVRLRCRRVHLMGVLIGPLMLGL, encoded by the coding sequence ATGCCCGCACCAGTCGAACTCGGTCTCGAGCCGGCGGTGGCGTTCCAGGTGCTCGCGTGGACCCTCGCCGGCTCGCTGCTCGGCTGTTGCAGCGGGCTCGTCCCGGGAGTGCACGCGAACAACTTCGCCTTTCTCCTGGCTGGCGTCGTGCCGATAGTCCCCGGTCCGCCGCTGTTCGTCGGCTGTGCGATGCTCGCGGCCGGTGTCGTCCACACGTTCTGCAACGCCGTTCCCGCGATGGCGCTCGGCGTTCCCGACGCCGAGATGGCCGTCACCGCGCTGCCGGGTCATCGAATGGTGCTCGAGGGCCGGGGGTACGAAGCGATTCGGCTCTCCGCGCTCGGCAGTATCCTCGCCGTGCTCGCGGCGGTCCCGCTCGCCGTCCCTGTCACGTGGGCAGTGACGGCGGCCTATCCGACGATCCGTGCCCATCTTCCGCTCGTCCTCGCGATGGTCGCAGTCGCGTTGATCGCATCCGAACGCACGTGGCGGGGCCGGCTCGGTGGCGTCCTGTCGTTCGCCCTCGCAACTGGCCTCGGCGCGCTCACGTTGGATCTCTCGACCGACGCGCCCCTCGAGGCGGGTGGCACGCTCGCGCCCCTCTTCGCCGGCCTCTTCGGTGCGCCGGTGTTGATCGACGCGATTCGGGGGAGTGGGATTCCCCGGCAGTCGGGGACCGGGATCGAGACGTCGCGACGGTTCGTCGGCACCACAGCGATCGCGGGCACGCTGGCCGGTGCGATCGTCGGCTACGTCCCTGGCATTTCGGCGGCCATCGCTGCAGTCGCGGTGTTGGCGATCGTCCCCAATGGAGCCAGCGACCGCGGTTATATCGTCGCGACCAGCGGCGTCGACACGGCGAACGCGGTCTTCGCGCTCTTCGCGCTGGTAGCGATCGGCCAGCCCAGAACCGGGGTCCTGGTAGCGTTCGATGGCACGGCCGCACCCCTCGAGCTCCCGATCCTGCTCGGGGCCGTCGTTCTCGCTGGATTAATCGGGTTCGTCTTCGTGATCGTCGTCGGGGACGCCTACCTCGAACTCGTCGGCCGACTCACGTACTGGAAACTCTCGGCTGCGATCCTCGTGGTCCTGCTCGGGCTCTCGTATCTGTTTACCGGTGGGCTCGGCATCGGGATTTTCGTCGTCGCGACCGCCATCGGCATGGTCCCGGTTCGATTGCGGTGTCGTCGCGTCCACCTGATGGGCGTTCTGATCGGACCGCTGATGCTGGGACTCTGA